One segment of Anatilimnocola aggregata DNA contains the following:
- a CDS encoding thioredoxin family protein, whose product MTRRLFSLFALAALTLCATPVFAAELAPGEKAPEYKGLVGVDGKEYSLADVKDAKAVVVCFTCNICPVSVAYEDRFVEFTKKYKDKGVAFIAINCNTKTEDLAAMKTRAEDKGFNFPYVFDKSGATATQYGARVTPHLYVLDGKRAIQYVGAFDDNQKAPSKHYVADAVDAVLAGKTVETAQTKAFGCGIQNKK is encoded by the coding sequence ATGACCCGTCGTTTGTTTTCCCTGTTCGCTCTGGCTGCCTTGACCCTTTGTGCCACCCCTGTCTTCGCTGCTGAACTCGCTCCCGGCGAGAAGGCCCCTGAATACAAGGGTCTGGTAGGCGTCGATGGCAAGGAATACAGCTTGGCCGATGTGAAGGATGCCAAGGCTGTTGTCGTTTGCTTCACCTGCAATATCTGCCCCGTCTCGGTCGCTTACGAAGACCGCTTCGTCGAGTTCACCAAGAAGTACAAGGACAAGGGCGTGGCGTTCATCGCCATCAATTGCAACACCAAGACCGAAGACCTGGCCGCCATGAAGACCCGCGCTGAAGACAAGGGATTCAACTTCCCCTACGTCTTCGACAAGTCGGGTGCCACCGCCACTCAGTACGGTGCTCGCGTAACGCCTCACCTGTACGTCCTCGATGGCAAGCGTGCAATTCAGTACGTCGGTGCTTTCGACGACAATCAAAAGGCCCCGAGCAAGCACTACGTTGCTGACGCTGTCGACGCTGTTCTCGCCGGCAAGACCGTCGAAACCGCTCAGACCAAGGCCTTCGGCTGCGGTATCCAGAACAAGAAGTAA
- a CDS encoding GNAT family N-acetyltransferase, with protein sequence MIEYAAEPSLTPDEFIDVLRRSTLAERRPVDDLPTIAGMLQNAGVLITARCEGQLVGVSRAITDFHYCTYLSDLAVDEAFQKRGIGKELIQRTHAAAGLNTTLILLSAPAARSYYPHIGLQAHDSCWLIPRRSRGT encoded by the coding sequence ATGATTGAATACGCAGCCGAACCGAGTCTTACTCCAGACGAGTTTATCGACGTGCTGCGGCGCTCGACGCTGGCGGAGCGGCGTCCCGTCGATGACCTGCCAACGATTGCTGGCATGCTGCAAAATGCCGGCGTGCTCATCACGGCGCGGTGCGAAGGACAGTTAGTCGGTGTCTCGCGGGCGATTACCGATTTTCATTACTGCACGTATTTGTCTGACCTGGCGGTGGACGAAGCATTTCAGAAGCGCGGAATCGGTAAGGAACTAATCCAACGCACACACGCAGCAGCTGGACTGAATACAACACTGATCCTGCTTTCTGCTCCTGCCGCCCGCAGTTACTACCCGCACATCGGCCTGCAGGCGCACGATTCGTGTTGGCTGATTCCACGGCGGTCGAGGGGCACATAA
- a CDS encoding TlpA family protein disulfide reductase: MLKFLSSRACCLLLVAVVGCSVESSNTAGPTAEVTTTPVVESAAIDPATISVQVGDEKALEELIKKHKGQVILVDYWATWCHPCVEGFPHTVDAFEKYEKQGLTAIAVSFDDAEEEPKVRKFLAGQRARFDNLISSLPQGSENFERFGIEQVPHYRLYDRTGKLRHKWDAAPKDLDAQVTVLLAE, encoded by the coding sequence GTGCTGAAGTTTCTCTCGTCGCGCGCTTGTTGCTTGCTGCTGGTCGCAGTTGTGGGCTGCTCCGTTGAATCGAGTAACACAGCGGGGCCGACTGCTGAAGTAACGACGACGCCCGTTGTCGAATCGGCCGCCATTGATCCGGCGACGATTTCCGTGCAAGTCGGCGATGAGAAAGCGCTGGAGGAACTGATCAAGAAGCACAAGGGTCAGGTGATCCTCGTCGACTATTGGGCCACCTGGTGCCACCCGTGCGTCGAAGGCTTTCCGCACACGGTCGATGCCTTTGAAAAATACGAGAAGCAAGGTTTGACGGCAATCGCCGTCTCGTTTGACGACGCCGAAGAAGAACCCAAGGTCCGCAAGTTTCTCGCCGGCCAGCGCGCGCGGTTCGACAACCTGATTTCCAGCTTGCCGCAAGGCTCTGAGAACTTCGAACGATTTGGCATCGAGCAAGTGCCTCACTATCGCCTGTACGACCGCACCGGCAAACTGCGGCACAAATGGGACGCAGCGCCCAAAGACCTCGACGCACAGGTCACTGTACTTCTCGCGGAATAA
- a CDS encoding cysteine hydrolase family protein: protein MPAKNADLHGSAPDKCEVALLIIDMINDLEFPEGEMILPQALKVAKRIAALKARSVEAGVPVIYVNDNFGRWRSDFSAQVDHCLHDGVRGEKLTELLQPGTDDYFVLKPKHSGLYSTSLELLLDYLQARTLILTGIAGNICVLFTANDAYQRDFHLLVPADCTASNTCAENEAALEQMKLVLKADTRAAAEIELPRPGATGTKAQHRGSSGLVAGNCLLSQRDNGM, encoded by the coding sequence ATGCCCGCGAAAAATGCTGACCTGCACGGCAGTGCCCCTGATAAGTGCGAAGTAGCCCTGCTGATCATCGATATGATCAATGACCTCGAGTTTCCCGAGGGTGAAATGATCTTGCCGCAGGCTTTGAAGGTGGCCAAGCGAATTGCGGCGCTCAAGGCACGCTCCGTGGAAGCGGGCGTGCCGGTCATTTATGTGAACGACAATTTTGGCCGCTGGCGTTCCGATTTCAGTGCCCAAGTTGACCATTGCCTGCACGATGGGGTGCGCGGTGAAAAACTGACCGAACTGCTGCAACCGGGCACAGATGATTACTTCGTGCTCAAGCCGAAGCACTCGGGCTTATACTCCACCTCGCTCGAACTGCTGCTCGACTATCTGCAAGCCCGCACGTTGATTCTCACCGGCATCGCTGGCAACATCTGCGTCCTCTTCACCGCCAACGATGCCTACCAGCGCGACTTTCACTTGCTCGTTCCCGCTGATTGCACCGCCTCGAACACGTGCGCCGAGAACGAAGCCGCCCTGGAACAAATGAAACTTGTATTGAAGGCAGACACGCGCGCAGCGGCGGAGATAGAATTACCAAGGCCGGGGGCTACTGGCACCAAGGCGCAGCACCGTGGGAGTTCTGGACTGGTTGCAGGGAATTGCCTTTTATCCCAACGGGACAACGGCATGTAG
- a CDS encoding endonuclease/exonuclease/phosphatase family protein, whose product MKKSAPLFLFLIALFGGGYFFRGPLAEFVKQLPQGNGSVYQTSTQVPPPRGNASIRIASFNIQVFGDAKINNPAVMPIIVDVLKNFDLIAIQEIRAQQDVCQQLVAMLNADGKFRYDYVVGPRLGRSSSKEQYAYIYDLASIEIDRNQLYTVNDRNDLLHREPLVGWFRARGPQPGEAFTFTLVNVHTDPDEVDRELDALADAFIAVRDDQRQEDDVVMLGDFNAHNAKLGRLGLLPNLVCVVNNKPTNTRGDKQYDNILFSRVATTEFVGRGGVFDFLRHYNLTLEQALEVSDHLPVWAEFSVYEGGRPAHLATAPNSPKF is encoded by the coding sequence ATGAAGAAATCTGCGCCCCTCTTCCTGTTTCTGATCGCCCTGTTTGGCGGCGGATACTTTTTTCGCGGGCCGCTGGCCGAGTTCGTCAAGCAACTGCCGCAGGGGAATGGGAGCGTCTATCAAACTTCGACGCAGGTGCCGCCGCCACGCGGCAACGCGTCGATTCGGATCGCTTCGTTCAACATTCAAGTGTTCGGCGATGCCAAGATCAACAACCCGGCGGTGATGCCGATCATCGTCGATGTGCTGAAGAATTTTGATTTGATCGCCATTCAAGAAATTCGTGCCCAGCAGGATGTTTGCCAGCAGTTGGTGGCCATGCTGAATGCGGATGGCAAGTTTCGCTACGACTACGTCGTTGGTCCGCGCCTGGGGCGATCGAGCAGCAAAGAACAATACGCGTATATCTACGATCTGGCCAGTATCGAGATCGATCGAAACCAATTGTATACCGTCAACGATCGGAATGACCTGCTACACCGCGAACCGCTGGTGGGTTGGTTCCGCGCGCGAGGTCCACAGCCCGGCGAAGCATTCACCTTTACATTGGTGAACGTCCACACCGATCCTGATGAAGTGGATCGGGAACTCGATGCGCTCGCAGACGCCTTCATTGCGGTGCGCGACGATCAGCGGCAAGAAGACGACGTTGTCATGCTCGGCGATTTCAATGCCCACAATGCCAAGTTGGGAAGGCTCGGACTGCTGCCTAACTTAGTCTGCGTCGTCAACAACAAGCCAACGAACACTCGTGGCGACAAGCAGTACGATAACATCCTGTTCAGTCGCGTGGCGACAACCGAATTTGTCGGCAGAGGGGGCGTGTTCGATTTTCTGCGCCACTACAACTTAACGCTCGAGCAGGCACTGGAAGTATCCGATCACCTGCCCGTATGGGCCGAATTT
- a CDS encoding YiiX/YebB-like N1pC/P60 family cysteine hydrolase has protein sequence MNTVAGGPRARRRTKELAFISIAVGGLAIVVGGLLAATYLPALWAYHHYQPQEGDVIFQSLPFSELVKAIEGATNSPYSHCGIVAKEDGRWVVYEALTPVGPTPLREFIFRGRDNAFVVKRLKADHQPHVPKMLATVRSYRGRLYDQRYRLDDNAEAIYCSELIFLAYREATGGQPLGKLVTLGKLKWQPYIELIEQIEKGPAPLDRQIITPRDLARAEQLERVYAFGYGR, from the coding sequence ATGAATACTGTCGCGGGAGGACCGCGCGCACGTCGGCGCACCAAAGAGTTGGCGTTCATCAGCATCGCGGTCGGCGGGCTGGCGATTGTCGTGGGGGGATTGCTCGCGGCCACTTATCTGCCGGCGCTGTGGGCTTATCACCACTATCAGCCCCAAGAAGGTGATGTCATTTTTCAATCGCTGCCATTTTCCGAATTGGTGAAGGCGATTGAAGGAGCGACAAACTCACCGTATTCGCATTGCGGCATCGTCGCCAAAGAAGATGGCCGCTGGGTGGTGTACGAAGCGCTCACACCCGTTGGGCCGACTCCCCTGCGGGAGTTTATTTTTCGAGGGCGGGACAATGCCTTCGTTGTGAAGCGATTGAAAGCGGACCACCAGCCGCACGTGCCGAAGATGCTAGCGACCGTGCGCAGCTATCGCGGGCGGTTGTACGACCAGCGCTATCGGCTGGATGACAACGCCGAGGCCATTTACTGCAGCGAATTGATTTTTCTCGCCTATCGCGAAGCTACCGGGGGCCAGCCCTTGGGCAAACTCGTCACGCTGGGCAAGCTGAAGTGGCAGCCGTATATCGAGTTGATCGAGCAGATCGAAAAAGGGCCGGCACCGCTCGACCGGCAGATCATCACGCCGCGCGACCTGGCTCGCGCCGAGCAGTTGGAGCGAGTCTATGCGTTTGGATATGGACGCTAG